A genomic segment from Necator americanus strain Aroian chromosome III, whole genome shotgun sequence encodes:
- a CDS encoding hypothetical protein (NECATOR_CHRIII.G12730.T1), producing the protein MLLWICGLLLVKLASGQFQFFTFESQAPLEVRFESLAAHIQDMDKQIARLQKKVAALEQTAHADWNATDSGSLYKVFEQRRTWSDAENYCQSLDAHLAVIDNESKNNFIKRLISEKNFEYAWIGVKTRSSSSSSHDTFSNFNKENPIDGCAVMDMSGIWSIHSCGQLRPFICQMVVL; encoded by the exons atGCTTTTGTGGATCTGTGGACTTCTGCTTGTGAAGCTTGCATCAGGACAATTT CAATTCTTTACCTTCGAATCACAAGCACCGTTAGAGGTTCGTTTTGAATCGTTGGCAGCTCACATACAAGATATGGACAAACAGATCGCTAGACTACAGAAGAAG GTGGCTGCCCTTGAACAGACGGCTCACGCCGATTGGAACGCAACTGACAGTGGATCGCTATACAAAGTGTTCGAACAACGCAGGACATGGTCGGATGCTGAG AACTATTGTCAGTCACTTGATGCACACCTTGCCGTTATTGACAACGAAAGCAAGAACAATTTCATCAAAA GACTTATCAGTGAAAAAAACTTCGAGTATGCTTGGATTGGTGTAAAAACAAGATCCTCATCGTCATCATCACATGAtaccttttcaaatttcaacaaGGAAAACCCTATTGATGGATGTGCAg ttatggACATGTCGGGTATATGGTCAATTCATTCCTGTGGACAGCTGCGTCCATTTATTTGTCAAATGGTGGTGCTGTGA
- a CDS encoding hypothetical protein (NECATOR_CHRIII.G12728.T1) has protein sequence MKKIQESSKLILFDYYLLLLLLLLLLLLLLLLLLLLLLLLLLLLLLLLLLLLLLLLLLLLLAALRAKSTSGGGLDANKADDLLLQGPFAGGGSKTKSTRSERTRD, from the exons atgaaaaaaatccaagaaagttCCAAGTTGATACTATTCGATTA ctacttattattattattattattattattattattattattattattattattattattattattattattattattattattattattattattattattattattattattattattattattattattattattagcagCATTA AGGGCGAAATCAACGAGCGGAGGCGGTTTGGATGCTAATAAGGCCGACGACCTCCTCCTTCAGGGACCATTTGCTGGTGGTGGCAGCAAAACGAAGAGCACGAGAAGCGAACGAACGAGAGACTAA
- a CDS encoding hypothetical protein (NECATOR_CHRIII.G12731.T1), with product MAKRDSETKERERVDCSDVKPDERPNGMETTCAHASVSKQGGRRTSVHIKQTETETLRIGRTDGRRDRREARPSSRTSPPASVTVSYRFSY from the coding sequence ATGGCAAAGCGTGACTCGGAGAcgaaggagagagagagagtggaTTGTTCGGACGTGAAGCCGGACGAGCGTCCGAATGGAATGGAAACGACATGCGCACACGCTAGCGTTAGCAAGCAAGGAGGACGACGGACATCTGTGCATATCAAGCAAACAGAGACAGAGACATTGAGGAttggacggacggacggacggcgAGATAGACGGGAGGCTCGGCCGTCGTCGAGAACCTCGCCGCCAGCCTCAGTCACCGTTTCTTATCGGTTTTCTTATTAG
- a CDS encoding hypothetical protein (NECATOR_CHRIII.G12729.T1) — protein MHSRGPSLTLITMSVTQEQLRAIIFYEWLGGIGATATTLKINSRSDKGTATIRTIKRWFARFASGNTDFEDKPRSEPPPTLLKTPPFSTLSKRIRRYSQSCDKNRA, from the coding sequence ATGCATAGCCGGGGGCCTTCCTTAACTTTAATCACGATGTCAGTTACGCAAGAGCAACTTCGAGCTatcatcttctatgaatgGCTTGGCGGCATTGGAGCAACGGCAACAACCCTCAAAATCAATAGCAGATCGGATAAGGGCACCGCTACCATCAGAACTATCAAGCGCTGGTTCGCTCGCTTCGCAAGCGGAAACACCGATTTCGAAGACAAGCCCCGGTCGGAACCCCCTCCCACTTTGTTGAAGACTCCGCCATTCTCGACGCTGTCAAAGAGGATCCGGAGATACTCGCAGTCTTGCGACAAGAATCGGGCGTAG